Proteins found in one Quercus robur chromosome 2, dhQueRobu3.1, whole genome shotgun sequence genomic segment:
- the LOC126712586 gene encoding HMG1/2-like protein, whose translation MKGAKSRSEPKKAESKLSVKKGGASTKAPAGRKGKAAKDPNKPKRPASAFFVFMEEFRKQFNKDHPENKSVSAVGKAAGAKWKSMSEAEKAPYVAKAEKRKVDYEKNMKAYNKKQAEGANAAEDEVESEKSMSEVNDDDEGDEDGSEEEDDDE comes from the exons ATGAAAGGAGCAAAGTCGAGGTCTGAGCCGAAGAAAGCTGAATCCAA GCTTTCGGTGAAGAAAGGCGGTGCTTCAACCAAAGCACCAGCAGGAAGGAAGGGAAAGGCCGCGAAGGACCCTAACAAGCCTAAGAGGCCTGCTAGTGCTTTCTTCGTTTTCAT GGAAGAATTCAGGAAACAGTTCAACAAGGACCACCCTGAAAACAAATCAGTTTCTGCT GTTGGTAAAGCTGCTGGTGCAAAATGGAAGTCCATGTCCGAAGCC GAAAAAGCGCCTTATGTTGCAAAGGCAGAGAAAAGGAAGGTTGATtatgagaaaaacatgaaagCCTATAACAAGAAGCAG GCTGAAGGTGCGAATGCAGCTGAGGATGAAGTAGAGTCCGAGAAGTCAATGTCCGAGgtcaatgatgatgatgaagggGATGAAGATGGCAGTGAAGAG GAGGATGATGACGAGTAG